The following coding sequences are from one Rhodopirellula islandica window:
- a CDS encoding DUF1592 domain-containing protein, with the protein MDRELLVVGAVAPSSQKNGEQSASDDSPVIPVLVSSAWILPKRTPLPRLASVLAIALTLAITETSLGDDPNGVPPTSESRPNESDKGRVTHQDEAGASSPPFNSVPKTRAISNDLSEIREFVSDQCLDCHTGNDAEAGLDLQAFDFGADQFTRPDFATAEWEQILRRINTRQMPPPDYGQPDEATYSQVTASLVSVLDHHAQRFPRPGRVGAMRRMTRVEYQNAIRDLLAVTIDASDYLPKDESSHGFDNITVEELSPTHLNRYVSAAQKIARVAVGGMGNGPAGVTIRLPADRSQEKHVEGLPFGTRGGVLFDQHFPQTGEYEIELKLTRDRDEQVEGLHREHEIDVLVDRARVHQFKVYPPKKTGKYGGPDYTHSDSHLKQRLHFDAGRHSIGVTFPKTFSSLTEGKRQPFDANFNRHRHPRLTPAIYQVSIVGPFAPDGPGNTISRQAIFGENWPGENDDRDEAQKILTRLARRAYRRPATDEELALLMDFFDDGFSAGNFDEGIESALTALLVNPNFLFRIESVDPDASATQEKNVVAVKDHELASRLASFLWSSLPDEELLDLADAKQLRNDDVLAGQVARMLGDPRANSLVTNFASQWLQLRNLDSITPDLRLFPDFDDNLRQSFQRETQLLFQDVLTNDRSVTDLIASQDTFLNERLATHYGIRGVAGSHFRRVKVSPESHRGGILRHGSILMVTSYATRTSPTIRGNWVMENIFGTPAPPPPPNVPNLKEKDTLAAMTVRERLAMHRANPTCASCHDLIDPLGFALENFDAVGRWRQFEGTLDVDSSGQLPDGTELQSVDELEAGIVARPDIFAQTVSEKLMTYALGRAVEPHDGPAIRRIVRGAAQSNYTLASLVNGIVLSEPFRYRELASEPNNRHSSR; encoded by the coding sequence ATGGACCGCGAACTTTTGGTCGTGGGTGCGGTCGCTCCCTCGTCCCAAAAAAACGGCGAGCAGAGTGCGTCCGACGACTCGCCGGTCATTCCTGTTCTCGTTTCATCCGCTTGGATCCTCCCCAAGAGAACTCCTTTGCCTCGTCTCGCATCTGTCCTAGCCATCGCATTGACATTGGCGATCACCGAAACCTCGTTGGGGGACGATCCGAACGGTGTGCCTCCAACTTCCGAGTCGAGACCAAACGAATCGGACAAGGGCCGAGTCACGCATCAGGATGAAGCGGGAGCATCCTCGCCACCATTCAATTCGGTTCCGAAAACACGGGCGATATCGAACGACCTTTCGGAAATTCGCGAATTTGTTTCCGATCAGTGCTTGGATTGTCACACGGGAAACGATGCCGAAGCCGGATTGGATTTGCAGGCGTTTGATTTCGGTGCCGATCAGTTCACGCGTCCTGACTTTGCGACGGCGGAGTGGGAACAGATCCTTCGACGCATCAACACCCGGCAGATGCCGCCGCCAGATTACGGCCAACCCGACGAAGCAACCTACTCTCAAGTAACAGCCTCGTTGGTTTCTGTTCTCGATCATCACGCCCAGCGGTTCCCACGTCCGGGCCGAGTGGGAGCGATGCGGCGGATGACCCGCGTGGAGTATCAGAACGCGATCCGTGATTTGCTGGCGGTGACCATTGATGCATCGGACTACCTTCCCAAAGACGAATCCAGTCACGGTTTTGACAACATCACCGTCGAGGAACTCTCTCCGACTCACCTGAACCGCTACGTGTCGGCCGCGCAAAAGATCGCTCGCGTGGCCGTCGGAGGCATGGGCAACGGCCCCGCCGGAGTGACGATTCGGTTGCCGGCCGACCGTTCGCAAGAAAAGCATGTTGAAGGATTGCCGTTTGGAACCCGCGGCGGTGTGTTGTTCGATCAACACTTCCCGCAAACGGGTGAGTACGAAATCGAGTTGAAGTTGACTCGCGACCGAGACGAACAAGTCGAGGGTTTGCATCGCGAACACGAAATCGATGTGCTGGTCGATCGTGCTCGAGTGCACCAGTTCAAGGTGTATCCACCCAAGAAGACCGGCAAGTACGGCGGTCCCGATTACACGCATTCGGATTCTCACCTGAAGCAGCGTCTGCACTTCGACGCCGGCCGGCATTCGATTGGAGTCACGTTTCCGAAGACCTTCTCGTCGCTGACCGAGGGCAAACGACAGCCCTTCGATGCCAACTTCAATCGACACCGCCATCCACGACTGACGCCAGCGATCTATCAGGTTTCGATCGTGGGACCGTTTGCTCCTGACGGTCCCGGCAACACTATCAGCCGCCAAGCCATTTTCGGCGAGAACTGGCCCGGCGAAAACGACGACCGGGACGAAGCCCAAAAGATCCTCACACGGTTGGCTCGCCGAGCCTATCGCCGTCCCGCCACGGATGAGGAACTGGCGTTGTTGATGGATTTTTTTGATGACGGTTTCTCAGCCGGCAACTTTGATGAGGGCATCGAGTCCGCTCTCACCGCGTTGCTCGTCAACCCAAACTTCCTGTTCCGGATTGAATCCGTTGATCCGGATGCCTCGGCAACACAAGAAAAGAATGTTGTCGCCGTCAAGGATCATGAGTTGGCGTCTCGATTGGCGTCGTTCTTGTGGAGCAGTTTGCCCGACGAAGAATTGTTGGACCTCGCCGACGCCAAGCAATTGCGAAACGATGACGTGCTGGCCGGACAAGTCGCAAGAATGCTGGGTGATCCTCGTGCCAATTCGCTCGTCACGAATTTCGCTTCGCAGTGGCTGCAGTTACGCAACTTGGATTCGATCACGCCTGACCTGCGTTTGTTCCCCGACTTCGACGACAACCTTCGGCAATCTTTTCAACGCGAGACTCAGTTGTTGTTTCAGGATGTATTGACGAACGATCGAAGCGTCACCGATTTGATCGCTTCGCAAGACACCTTTTTGAACGAACGTTTGGCCACGCATTACGGGATCCGAGGCGTCGCCGGAAGCCATTTCCGCCGCGTCAAAGTTTCACCGGAGTCGCACCGGGGCGGCATCTTGCGGCACGGCAGCATTCTGATGGTCACCTCGTACGCCACACGAACTTCGCCAACGATTCGCGGCAACTGGGTGATGGAAAACATCTTCGGAACTCCGGCTCCTCCACCACCGCCGAATGTTCCCAACTTGAAAGAGAAAGACACGCTCGCGGCGATGACCGTCCGGGAAAGGCTGGCCATGCACCGAGCCAATCCGACTTGTGCGAGTTGCCATGACTTGATCGATCCGCTTGGGTTCGCACTCGAAAACTTTGACGCGGTCGGGCGTTGGCGACAATTTGAAGGCACGCTGGATGTCGATTCGTCGGGCCAACTCCCAGATGGTACCGAGTTGCAATCGGTCGATGAACTGGAAGCCGGCATCGTCGCTCGCCCGGACATCTTTGCTCAAACCGTCTCTGAGAAACTGATGACATACGCACTCGGACGAGCTGTCGAGCCACACGATGGACCGGCGATTCGCCGCATCGTTCGTGGTGCGGCGCAGTCCAACTACACGCTGGCTTCTCTGGTCAACGGCATCGTTCTGAGCGAGCCGTTTCGGTACCGAGAACTCGCGTCTGAACCGAACAACCGCCACTCATCCCGATGA
- a CDS encoding 3-keto-disaccharide hydrolase, whose product MKNLVHSLRYPMGLALALCVSFAGLSVSGEDDAKGDESAKWTTLFDGESLEGWEKVGRDDSKWEVVDGVIKGTGGVSMLVNTSGPYKNFRYRAEVKINDGGNSGVYFRTTRKPGFMDGYEAQVDSTHSDPIRTGSLYGFCHVYPELVKPDTWFTYEIEVKDDNWRGRDMTRIKITVDGNELYEYMDFEKTYGPGHFAFQQHDPGSIVHIRKSEVMPLDD is encoded by the coding sequence ATGAAGAACCTTGTTCATTCGCTCCGCTATCCGATGGGGCTCGCCCTTGCACTGTGCGTCTCTTTTGCAGGCCTCAGCGTTTCAGGGGAAGACGACGCGAAAGGCGACGAGTCGGCCAAGTGGACAACTCTGTTCGATGGTGAATCGCTGGAAGGCTGGGAGAAAGTCGGACGAGACGACAGCAAGTGGGAAGTGGTTGACGGCGTGATCAAAGGCACTGGTGGTGTGTCGATGTTGGTCAACACATCGGGCCCGTACAAGAATTTCCGCTACCGCGCGGAAGTCAAAATCAATGACGGCGGCAACTCGGGAGTTTACTTTCGCACGACACGCAAACCCGGTTTCATGGATGGTTACGAAGCCCAAGTCGACAGCACGCATAGCGACCCAATCCGCACCGGTTCGCTGTACGGTTTCTGCCACGTTTACCCGGAACTGGTCAAACCAGACACCTGGTTCACCTACGAGATCGAAGTCAAAGACGACAACTGGCGCGGACGCGACATGACTCGCATCAAGATCACCGTCGATGGCAACGAACTGTACGAATACATGGACTTTGAAAAGACCTACGGCCCCGGCCACTTCGCATTCCAGCAACACGACCCGGGCAGCATCGTCCACATCCGAAAATCGGAAGTCATGCCACTGGACGACTAG
- a CDS encoding YciI family protein, with amino-acid sequence MVIVKASESSEAGKMPDEKLLTDMGNFNEELVEAGIMKAGEGLKPSSQGVRVHFQGSDRTVTDGPFAETKELIAGYWIWEVSSMSEAIDWVRRCPNPMMEDSDIEIRPIFEMADFGDEMTPELRKQEAAIERKTQDDAEADVRRMVHQWNTALEARDYDGLVANYTETSVLYGGIPPYQTVGAQNIRKLWEGCLPHFPEFKSVHQNLTFEVGDDVAFLHGLHQFQTSPADHPAGQSWMRVTTCFRKMHGQWKVLHEHVSLPFNPMTNEAWKIKDPAVLDEPSYGADACT; translated from the coding sequence ATGGTGATAGTGAAGGCGTCCGAAAGTTCAGAAGCGGGGAAGATGCCCGACGAGAAATTGCTGACCGACATGGGGAACTTCAACGAAGAACTGGTCGAAGCCGGGATCATGAAAGCCGGTGAAGGATTGAAGCCGAGCTCCCAGGGAGTTCGCGTCCACTTTCAAGGAAGCGACCGGACGGTGACGGACGGACCATTCGCGGAAACGAAAGAACTGATCGCTGGCTATTGGATCTGGGAAGTCAGTTCGATGAGCGAAGCGATCGATTGGGTGCGGCGTTGTCCGAATCCGATGATGGAAGACTCGGACATTGAGATTCGTCCGATCTTTGAGATGGCAGATTTCGGCGACGAGATGACGCCGGAGTTGCGAAAGCAGGAAGCTGCCATTGAGCGAAAAACGCAGGACGACGCGGAAGCCGACGTACGACGAATGGTTCATCAATGGAACACGGCTTTGGAAGCTCGCGACTACGATGGTTTGGTTGCCAACTACACCGAAACCTCTGTGCTGTACGGGGGCATTCCACCGTACCAGACCGTTGGGGCACAGAACATTCGCAAGCTTTGGGAAGGTTGCTTGCCGCACTTTCCTGAATTCAAATCGGTTCACCAAAATCTGACGTTCGAGGTCGGCGACGATGTCGCTTTCCTTCATGGCTTGCATCAATTCCAAACCTCTCCGGCGGATCATCCCGCCGGGCAATCTTGGATGAGAGTGACGACTTGTTTTCGGAAAATGCACGGGCAGTGGAAGGTGTTGCACGAACACGTGTCGTTGCCCTTCAATCCGATGACCAACGAGGCATGGAAGATCAAAGATCCCGCTGTTTTAGATGAGCCCTCGTATGGTGCAGATGCCTGCACTTGA
- a CDS encoding exopolysaccharide biosynthesis protein: MSTDHNAPIEQIIHQIDEVAENNEQVKFGQVMDAVGRKSFASLLLIVGAIMVLPGPADIPGVPVLLGLLVVILCGQMLADADHVWIPGWMERWEIGQSKVQKMLDWLRKPASWIDSMTAQRWTWMMNHATISTLAVAAILVAMSTPVLEFIPFSANLAGGAIFAFALSILARDGLLAGVAVCIALATFGLVGYQLLG; the protein is encoded by the coding sequence ATGAGTACCGATCACAACGCCCCCATTGAACAAATCATCCATCAGATCGATGAAGTCGCCGAGAACAACGAACAAGTGAAATTCGGCCAGGTCATGGACGCTGTTGGACGAAAGTCGTTCGCCTCGTTGCTGCTGATTGTGGGCGCGATCATGGTGTTGCCTGGCCCCGCAGATATTCCGGGCGTCCCCGTGTTGCTGGGTTTGCTGGTGGTCATCCTGTGCGGCCAAATGCTGGCTGATGCCGACCACGTTTGGATCCCTGGTTGGATGGAACGATGGGAGATCGGTCAAAGCAAAGTCCAGAAAATGTTGGACTGGTTGCGGAAGCCTGCTTCCTGGATCGACAGCATGACCGCTCAGCGATGGACTTGGATGATGAATCACGCCACGATCAGCACGCTGGCGGTGGCCGCGATTCTGGTGGCGATGAGCACGCCGGTTTTGGAATTCATTCCATTCAGCGCCAACTTGGCCGGAGGAGCCATTTTCGCGTTCGCGTTGTCGATCCTGGCTCGCGATGGTTTGCTAGCGGGAGTTGCTGTCTGCATCGCGCTGGCCACGTTTGGCTTGGTGGGATACCAGTTGCTTGGGTGA
- a CDS encoding YciI family protein — translation MKYILMIYGAEEGWTEDERERCMLDSMAICDELAVEGKWLDSSPLHSVTTATSVRVREGKCEVTDGPFAETTEQLGGYYIIDVPSRDEAVAIARRLPPAKKGTVQIRPLLPVPMPMPSLSEDLISLRTKESNAGKDYIVLLYAAEGAWPPEEHSAALEESIRLCHELHEQGCYRDAAPLQSPTTATCVRVRDGIQEVVDGPFPETKEQLGGYFLIHVADLDQAIAVASRIPGARRGTAEIRPLFPLPVPHRSG, via the coding sequence ATGAAATACATATTGATGATTTACGGGGCGGAGGAAGGTTGGACGGAAGACGAGCGTGAACGCTGCATGCTGGATTCGATGGCGATCTGCGATGAGTTGGCGGTGGAGGGCAAATGGCTGGATTCTTCGCCGCTTCATTCCGTCACCACGGCAACCAGTGTTCGTGTGAGAGAAGGCAAGTGCGAAGTGACGGACGGTCCGTTCGCAGAGACGACCGAGCAGTTGGGTGGGTACTACATCATCGATGTGCCCTCGCGCGACGAAGCGGTCGCGATCGCGCGTCGGTTGCCACCAGCAAAGAAGGGAACCGTTCAGATTCGTCCCTTGCTGCCAGTTCCAATGCCGATGCCATCGTTGAGCGAGGATTTGATTTCGCTGCGAACGAAGGAGAGCAATGCCGGGAAAGACTACATCGTTCTGCTTTACGCTGCCGAAGGAGCCTGGCCACCGGAAGAACATTCGGCCGCGTTGGAGGAATCCATTCGTCTGTGCCATGAACTGCACGAACAAGGCTGCTATCGAGATGCGGCACCGTTGCAGTCGCCGACGACCGCGACATGCGTGCGGGTGCGCGACGGCATTCAGGAGGTTGTCGACGGTCCGTTTCCGGAAACCAAGGAACAACTCGGCGGCTACTTCTTGATCCACGTCGCGGATCTGGATCAAGCGATCGCGGTCGCGTCGAGGATCCCGGGGGCCAGACGAGGCACGGCGGAGATTCGGCCATTGTTTCCGCTGCCGGTGCCACATCGGTCGGGTTGA
- a CDS encoding DUF1579 domain-containing protein — protein sequence MFAKPQSEHQWLEQILGEWEFDHDCKMPDGSTTTTHGKMSCRSLGGMWVICESGGESAEGEPWSSIMTLGFDTADGHYVGTFVGSMMSNIWPYEGCLDESGQKLLLSSRGPAFDGAGKANYRDTIHILDKDTWMMTSELQDENGQWIEFMSGKHTRC from the coding sequence ATGTTTGCCAAACCACAATCCGAGCATCAATGGCTCGAGCAAATCCTCGGCGAATGGGAATTCGACCACGACTGCAAAATGCCGGACGGATCCACCACGACCACGCACGGCAAAATGTCTTGCCGATCACTGGGAGGCATGTGGGTGATTTGCGAGAGCGGCGGTGAATCTGCCGAAGGCGAACCTTGGTCGTCAATCATGACGCTGGGGTTCGACACAGCCGACGGTCACTACGTCGGGACCTTTGTAGGATCCATGATGTCGAACATTTGGCCGTACGAAGGCTGCTTGGACGAGTCCGGCCAAAAGTTGCTGCTGAGCTCGCGTGGTCCTGCTTTCGACGGGGCAGGAAAAGCGAACTATCGAGACACGATTCACATCCTCGATAAAGACACGTGGATGATGACCAGCGAACTGCAAGACGAAAACGGTCAGTGGATTGAGTTCATGAGTGGCAAGCACACACGTTGCTAG
- a CDS encoding right-handed parallel beta-helix repeat-containing protein: protein MQISKMMQRRFKARGSKQNVKRRRKLKLEAMEERRLLAVVVDTFSDSIDPNDGVTSIREAINLAANTSGDDLVQVPAGTYYLNSPLNINDASGQLDLQSVGGVATLDASQATVADKRAIDVSAISHAAVAGFKLTGGSAGVGGAVFNQGELEILDSVLTDNAATYAGGAIFNTGALSVKDSVLKNNIASQGDGGGIRTIPNSSVEIIDSTLKDNAAGFNAGAIFAEDAMLSIVDSQIEDNDSGSAGGGVYAERGSSLSVLDSRIVNNSARYGGGGVFVYDSDVSVDGSALTGNETLEESGGAISLRGQSTATILDSNLSNNTSAIDGGAVFVNYSSVTIVDSRVNQNESGSAGGGVYAEDLSTVDIQNTMIKFNETRYIGGAIFVYAVDLTIDDSRILGNSVWELDAGGLAVLGNSTLQMTDSRVAANHAPNNAGGIMIENSVASIDQTDIASNVSQSGGGGIYIHNYSSVEMSDSLIVDNSTYYAGGGLFSFDSSLEMGDSRVIENTVVYGDGGGASILGGSTAQIIDTKFKNNETARHGGGIFFDGATLDLLDSRVDSNSAGTYGGGLAIMGGQATIVDSVLNNNISSYRGGAIYNEGSSEIVNSNLMFNQANLHGGAVFNAATGVIDISDSFFKANETIYSRLGTAIYNDEGGILVLDAATTFKDQRFIAIYYA, encoded by the coding sequence ATGCAGATTTCGAAGATGATGCAGCGACGTTTCAAGGCTCGCGGTTCGAAGCAAAACGTCAAACGGCGTCGCAAATTGAAACTCGAAGCGATGGAAGAGCGAAGGTTGTTGGCAGTCGTCGTTGATACTTTCAGCGACAGCATCGATCCAAACGATGGAGTCACAAGCATCCGCGAAGCGATCAACTTGGCGGCGAACACATCCGGCGATGATCTTGTGCAGGTACCAGCCGGTACCTATTACCTGAATAGCCCGTTGAATATCAATGATGCCAGCGGTCAGCTCGATCTGCAGAGTGTTGGTGGCGTTGCGACACTTGATGCGAGCCAGGCCACCGTCGCAGACAAGCGTGCGATTGATGTCTCAGCAATCAGTCACGCTGCAGTTGCAGGTTTCAAGCTGACCGGCGGCTCAGCCGGTGTGGGCGGTGCCGTTTTCAATCAAGGTGAACTTGAGATTCTGGATTCTGTTTTGACTGACAATGCCGCAACCTATGCGGGCGGTGCCATTTTCAATACTGGTGCTCTGAGTGTGAAAGACTCGGTCCTCAAAAACAACATTGCTTCTCAAGGAGACGGAGGCGGAATCCGGACGATCCCGAACTCCTCGGTTGAGATCATCGACTCGACATTGAAAGACAATGCTGCCGGCTTCAACGCTGGAGCCATCTTTGCCGAAGATGCAATGTTGTCGATCGTCGATAGTCAAATTGAGGACAACGACTCGGGGAGCGCCGGTGGCGGAGTTTATGCCGAACGAGGGTCGAGTCTGTCCGTACTCGATTCAAGAATTGTCAACAATTCGGCCAGGTATGGGGGAGGCGGAGTCTTTGTGTATGACAGCGACGTATCGGTCGACGGATCCGCTCTGACCGGGAACGAAACCCTTGAGGAAAGTGGTGGAGCGATTTCGCTGCGTGGCCAAAGCACCGCGACAATTCTTGATAGCAACTTGAGCAACAACACTTCCGCGATCGATGGCGGTGCCGTTTTCGTCAATTACAGCAGCGTGACAATCGTTGATAGCCGAGTTAACCAGAACGAATCCGGCAGTGCCGGTGGAGGTGTCTACGCTGAGGATTTGTCAACAGTGGATATCCAGAACACCATGATCAAGTTCAATGAAACTCGATACATCGGTGGTGCGATTTTTGTCTATGCCGTTGATCTCACAATCGATGACAGCCGAATCTTGGGAAACTCTGTCTGGGAGCTTGACGCTGGGGGCCTAGCGGTTCTCGGAAACTCCACACTCCAAATGACCGACAGCCGAGTTGCTGCGAATCATGCTCCCAACAACGCTGGTGGAATCATGATCGAGAACAGCGTTGCGTCCATCGATCAGACCGACATTGCAAGCAACGTCTCGCAAAGCGGAGGAGGCGGCATTTACATCCACAATTACTCGAGCGTCGAAATGTCCGACAGTTTGATTGTTGATAATTCCACGTACTACGCAGGCGGCGGCCTCTTTAGCTTCGATAGTTCACTCGAAATGGGAGACAGTCGCGTCATCGAGAACACCGTTGTCTATGGCGATGGTGGAGGCGCAAGTATCCTTGGCGGCTCGACTGCGCAAATCATAGACACCAAGTTCAAGAACAACGAAACGGCTAGGCATGGTGGTGGGATCTTCTTTGATGGCGCCACACTTGACTTGCTCGATAGCCGAGTCGACAGCAACAGTGCCGGAACATACGGCGGCGGCTTGGCGATCATGGGCGGGCAAGCAACAATCGTTGATTCCGTCCTCAATAACAACATCAGCTCCTACCGTGGTGGAGCGATCTACAATGAAGGTTCGTCTGAGATTGTCAACTCGAACCTAATGTTCAATCAAGCGAACTTGCATGGAGGCGCGGTATTCAATGCAGCCACCGGCGTGATCGATATTTCGGATTCGTTTTTCAAGGCGAATGAGACAATCTACAGCCGCCTGGGAACAGCGATCTACAACGACGAAGGTGGCATCTTAGTTTTGGATGCCGCCACGACGTTCAAGGATCAACGCTTCATCGCCATCTATTACGCGTAG